Below is a genomic region from Arcanobacterium haemolyticum DSM 20595.
GGCAACGTATTCCAGGGTGAGTGGTTCCATGTACACGCGATCTGCCACATCAGAATCGGTCATGATCGTGGCTGGGTTAGAGTTAACTAGGATCACTCGGTATCCTTCTTCTTTCAATGCCAAGCAGGCCTGGGTTCCCGCGTAATCGAATTCAGCTGCTTGACCTATCACGATTGGGCCTGAGCCGATAATGAGGACTGTTTTGATTGTGGTGTTCTTTGGCATGAGTGTTCTCCTCTATCGTTGGCTTATTCGGTGGTTGCGGTTAATGCGTTGTAGACGGTGGTTCCGTCAAAAATCGTGGCTAGGCAACGGCCTTTCACGTTCCAACCGGCGAACGGGGTGGCCCTGCCGAGGGAGACGAATTCGGCTGGATCGATCGTGTACTGCGCATCCAGATCCCACACCGTAAAGTCGGTGGAGCGTGCGGGGATGTTGAAACGTTCACGGCCTGCAGTGGTAAAGAGTTCGACGGCGCGTTCAAGGCTGACAAGCCCAGTATCTACAAACTTCGTGTAGAAGAGCGGGAAAGAGATTTCGATGCCAACCACGCCGAATGATGATCCGGACAGGCCGTGTGCCTTTTCTTCGGCGGAATGTGGTGCATGATCGGTGGCGATCATATCTACTGTTCCGTCAAGCAAAGCGTCAATAAGTGCTTGGCGATCGTGTGGTTCGCGCAGTGGCGGGTTCATCTTGAAACGGCCGTTATCTTCGATCATCGATTCGTCAACAAGAAGATAGTGCATGGCTGTTTCGCAACTGATATTGAGTCCTTCACTGCGAGCTTGGCGAATGAGATCTGCAGATTCTCCACAGGAGATGTGGCACACATGGTAGGCCGGTTTCAGGCCTTCTTCTGCCAGTTCCCGCAGCATCTGAATATCGCGTTCGATCTGTGCATATTCAGCTTCTTTAGGGATACCGATCAGTCCGTGAGCGGCAGCATATGGACCATCGTTGATACATGAATGCGCCGGGCGAATGTCACCAGCTTCGGCATGAACGGCCACAACGCTGTTCGATTCGGTAAGAAGCTTGAGTGCTTCTTTCATTAGATCGCGGTTATCAACCCCATGCCCGTCGTCAGAAAACCCCACCACACGCGGCGCAAGCTCAGTAATATCGCTGAGTTCCTGGCCTGCTTCATTCTTGGTCACGGAAGCGTACGGTAGCGTTTCAATGAGCGAATCACGTTCAATCGCCGCTTCTTCTAGTGCCAACGCTTCACGTGAATCTGGCACCGGATCAAGGTTTGGCATCGCACCCACAGTGGTGAATCCGCCGCGTGCTGCTGCAAGGGATCCTGTAGCGATCGTTTCCTTGTAGGTTTGGCCGGGTTCACGGAAGTGGACGTGCACATCACAAAACCCCGGGAATACAACGACGTTCTGCGATACTGTGCCAGCTTCTTGTGCTTGCCGGATCTGTTCGAGGAGGCGTGGATTTAACATCGCGTCGTTGTTGCACTGTTCGATAGTCGATACCAGGTTCATCATTGTGCCTTCCGCTGGGTGAATGAGGGTACAAAAAAGCCTTGGTTCAAAAACCAAGGCTTAAACGAGAAATAAAAACGAATGTCAAAACGGATCATTCCTGGCTTCCACGATGATGTGGGGATCCAGGAAGAGAAAAATAACCAAGAAAAGAAAGAAGAAAGACGTATCGCATTGTTACTCACTTTCACTCCTTCCCTCATAAAAATTGCGCACATAACGTGCGCTCATTTTGGGCTGAAGTAACTGTAGCAGGCAGAGCTCTACAGACACAACCTCATGTTCACGATGTGGCGCGCAGTACATCAGATGATGAGATTCAGTCTTCATCATGACTATCGGCTTGCGTACGGGGCGGCAGGGATTCCCCTGCCGCCCCGTGGCGTCTAGAATCTTCGTTTTAGAAGCTTGGCAAAATCATAGCGCTGAAGGTAAACGACAAGACGATCCACGCAACTGTAGCAACTGCATATGGAAGAGCCGGCGATTTCTCCATCTGGGCTTCACGGTTGATACCCACATAAAGCAACAATTCCCCAAAAATCGATGCGATCACCGCCAAAAGACCAATGACGATCATCAAGAAGATCATCAGCTTTGATAGCGGTAAAAATGCAATGAGAAGAAGAATCGGGAATAAAACCATCACAGGTGCTAGGGCTACTGTGTAGAGAGTCAGGCCTCGAACAAAACTTATCTTTGCACCACGTACTATGAACACCGCCATCAATGTGGCCACTCGCAAAGCAATACTCGCAATAGTGCCGATGATGAGGCATAGGAAAACAGCAAACCATTCACCAAAAGTCATCAAGAAATAGTGGCCTTCGGAAAACAGCAAACTGCCTAGCAAACGTTCGGGAGAATTGAACGAAGCGAATGCCGATGGCCCTGGAATATAGCGTGCCATCAGTAATGATGCTGGCAACGCATACGCCACCACATAGATACCGGCCACAACCCATGCAAAGAAAGGCTTAGCAAAAATAGCTGAAAACAGCTCTGTGGTACGCCCATGCCACATGTGCATCCACACTTCTGGGAGTTGTTTCAACGCGCGTATCGCAGGCCCTTGTGATGGTTGAGGCTTATTCATCTCTTGCGGGTCTAGATTTTCAGACATGATTCTCTTAAATCCCTTCATGACAACAAACAGGAATTCAATATACCGGACAATAGCGAAGTAACAATAGTCCTTTAATCGATATGTGCTGTTGTCAACGGGAAACGAACCCGAATAGCGAATGACATGAAGAGTAAAACAACCAGCGTGACAACCAACCCAATAATTCCAGAACCTGTGAGCGCCAAGGCCACATATCCAACAAATGCAGAGCCAGCACCCAGCAGAGCATATGGCAACTGTGTATTCACATGAACGATGTGGTTACATCCAGCGCCGGTAGAAGAAAGGATCGTCGTGTCCGAAATCGGAGAGCAGTGATCGCCCCACACGGCGCCAGCAAGAACGGCACCGAAAGCAGCCAGCAATACACCTGCGCCTCCAGGAACAGACCCTAAAATATCGCCTGCAAGCGGCAACAAAATACCAAATGAACCCCATGAAGTTCCGGTTGCAAACGCCATCGCGCCAGCTGCAACAAACATGATTGGAACCAGCCACATCGGAGGCAGGTTAGCCGCCTGAACAAGCTGCCCAACATATTCACCAGTGCCGAGCTGAGAAATCAAACCGCCAAGAACCCAGGCACACAACAGAATCTCGATAGCCGGGAGCATTGACCTGCCGCCTTCAACAACGCCGTGAACGAACGTGCGTCCCGTGAAATCGTCGTCGTTATGCGTGTAACGAACGTAGTAATAAATCGCGGCAACCAAGCCACTCATGCCACCAATGTTCAGTGATACAGCAACGTTTGTTTCTGCCAAAATAGAAAGCAGTGACCATGACTGCGAAGCCTGATGCCCCGTGATCACGATTCCAGCCAACACGCCAACAACAAGGAAAACGAACGGAACAATCAACGCTCGGCGAGCACCAGGTTCATGCTTAGGCAGATTGTCTGTTAGCTGCCCTGGCACTGAAATCTGCAGATCATAGACGTGACCGGTTTCGCGGGCTCGGCGTTCTTCGCCACGCATAGCTCCAAGGTTAAGATCCCACGAAACAGTAATCCACAGTAAAACGATGGCCGCGATCGCGTAGTAATTCATGCCAGCAGCACGTAAAAAGGCCCCGGCTTCTGAAACGTTCAAGCCCACCGCCGTAACGATCGGAGCCATGATGCCGATGATCGATGCACCCCAAGAAGAAAACGGAGCAAGAACGGCCACAGGCGCCGACGACGAATCGATCAAATACGCCAGTTTAGCGCGAGATACGCGATGTTGATCCGAAACTGGACGAGCTACTTGCCCAACTGCAAGTGCGTTGAAATAATCGTCAACGAAAATTGCTGTACCTAAACCGGCAGCAAGTTTCTGGGCTCCTTTTCCGGTGCGGATGCGAGTGGACGTCCACGTCGAAAATGCGGACGTTCCACCTGCCATCAGCACAAGTGACGTAATGACGCCTAACACAAGCAAAAACACCAAGATCAGCACGTAATACTGGTTAACTTGACCTTTTTCACTATCCCAGAACAGGCCAGAAAATACAGACCAGATGAGGGATGCAGTTTTGGTCAACGATGCGTCTGCCGTAAAGAACGCAGCGGTAACAATACCGGCCAGTAAGGAGACGATCACCTTCTTAGTCCAGATCACCAGTACTATCGCAACAATCGGCGGAACTAAGGTCAGAAACGGGTATACCTCAATCATGGACGTCTCCTTTCAGGTAGTTGTTACTAGTAGCAACCGATTAGACCATACTTAGATAGCGCGCGCCAGTGAGAAAGCCTAAGTTTTCAGCTTGTGAGACACTAGCTATTGAGAATGTTTATCGTTAGCTGTATTGTTGGAGCGTTCAAGATACGTCCCAAGGAGGAAATATGAAGAAGGGCATTCACCCTGATTATCACCCAGTTGTGTACCGCGATCGCTCCGCAAACTACATGTTCCTAACACGCTCCACACTCACGTCAGAGAACACCGTGGAATGGGAAGATGGCAACACCTACCCAGTGATTGACATCGAAGTATCTAATGCGTCACATCCGTTCTACACGGGTCAGCGCCGCATCCTCGATACGGCCGGTCAGGTTGAAAAGTTCAACCGCCGATACGGCCGCAAGTAAGACTGCTTCAGGTGTGGCGCGCTGGGTTCCAGTGCGCCACATTTTTTATTACCTCATCCACCACGTCCAGCATCTTTCCGTATTGCATAAACTCGTGAGCAACACCCGGAACATCCACATACGTCACTGGAACACCCGCTTCTTTCAGGCATTCACTCAACAACACCGAATCGTCACGTAGCGGATCGCAATGCGCACTCAGCAGGTAGATTGCGGGCATCCCGTGGTAGTCACGTCCGCATAGTTCAAACACGTCAGCAGGCACGCCTGGCGGCAATACAGCACGTTCGTACATTTCTAGATCTTCGCGTGACATCCCGCGTTCATCGGCACTATATTCAATGCGCGATTGAGTTTCGCCGCGCGTATAGGCCCCATAAAAGAGTGCCAACCCGGCGATTCGTTCACGCACGCATCCTGATTCTTCCTTGTTTGCCAGCGCAAGCCACACTTGTACCATCAGCGTGGCACCGCAACTATCCCCCATGAGAAGAATAGGGCCTGCCCCATCAAGGCTTTCGAGCACACGTACGACGTCATTGATTTGCCGTGGATACGTCGCTTCCGGCGCCAATGAATACTCCACTGACAAAACGGTTGCGTTCAACTCCACGCTCAGACTCCGCAGTAACCGATCATGGCTTCGCGTCTCACCCACGATCCAGCCACCACCATGTGCATATATCACAGTCGTATCAGACGCGTTGTCAGGCGAGTATCGAACACCTGGGATCATCTCTTCTCCGAACGGTACAGCAAAGCGTTTGTGTTCAACACTGGGACCACCCGTATTCCACCACTCACGTTTGGCCACGTAACCGGCTCTCACCTGTTCCATCGTGTCTTTGGAAAGATTGAGTTCACGCCGGATGCGGGCGGCGCGTTCCGCGACCGCCCGCATCTGCGCGCTGAGGTTATCAGCCATCTAGATGCCTTTTGCCGCATCTCGCCACAGCAGTAACGAAGAGATAAAGCCAAGGAAGAGCAAGATTCCGCAGGCTATCAGCACCGCATGCTGGCCGTAGGAGAACCCGCTATGAAGTGCATCTAGCACTGCAGCCTTCCCTTGGCTTAGCCCTTCCATTGGCCCGCCGGCGGAATCGATGGTGATTGTGGCAAGTTTATTTGCTTGAGCTTCGGGAATATGCAACCTTGTGAGGCGATCTGGTAGATCAGCACGGATAGCCGCGGCCAAGGTTGTGCCAGCTAATGCCACACCTAGTGCCGAACCGATCTGACGGAAAGTAGATTGAATCGCAGATCCCATGCCGGATCGTTCAACCGGCACATCCGCCAAAACAACGGAGGCCAGCTGTGCCGATGCCAGGCCCATCCCGCACCCATACACGGCCAACACAACGGCCAGCCAGAGGATGCTGGTGTGTGGTCCTACCAGCGTGGCGGCAAACCCTATTCCAACGACTTCCAGCCCCAGGCCAACAACTACAGTGAGCGCGGGCCCAATCGCCGCAGAAATATGCCGCGCCAAACCGCCAGACACGATGGCGCCGGCCGCAAGCGATGCCAGGATCCATGCGGTATTCATGGGGGAAAGTCCGCGTACGTTCAGCAAATAGAGTGGCAATCCAAATAGCACGCCGAATTCACCGGCAGCAACGGTCAATGCAGTCAGGTTTCCATGGCGGAAGGAGGTGATCTTAAAGAGCGCCACATCAATCAGCACGTTTCCTTTGTGGCGCTGGATCCGCGTCTGGTTCACCATAAAGAGAATAAGGAGCACAACACCGATCGCAAGCGATATAAGCGAGGCGGAAATGGGCGGGTTCCATTCCCATGATCCGATGATGAATGGTTGACGTGGGCTCCACCATCCGTATGTGGTGGCTTCGTTCAAGCCGAATACGATGAAAGCGAATGCCAGCGCGGATGTGAGCGCGGATCCCAGCGGCAACGGCTGAGTATCGTCTTTCGCGTTGTCTGGCAAAACTTTCCATGCGAGCGGCAGTACAGCAACGATTAGTGGCACGTTGACGAAGAAGATCCACGGCCAGGTGAATGTGGTGGTGATCCACCCGCCTAGGAGCGGACCCAGTGCTGCCATTGTAGCCATCGCTGCGCCCCATATTCCGAACGCGGTTGCCCGGCTTCGATCGCGGAAGGTTGCGTTGATTGTTGAAAGGGTTGCGGGAAGTACCATTGCCCCACCGATTCCTTGGAGGGCACGGGCAAGGAGCATGAGTGAGGCGCCGCGGGCGAGCGCAGCGAGCAACGATGCTCCGGCAAAGACGATCAATCCCGTTAGGAAGATCTTTTTCCGGCCCCACTTATCCCCC
It encodes:
- a CDS encoding dihydroorotase; protein product: MMNLVSTIEQCNNDAMLNPRLLEQIRQAQEAGTVSQNVVVFPGFCDVHVHFREPGQTYKETIATGSLAAARGGFTTVGAMPNLDPVPDSREALALEEAAIERDSLIETLPYASVTKNEAGQELSDITELAPRVVGFSDDGHGVDNRDLMKEALKLLTESNSVVAVHAEAGDIRPAHSCINDGPYAAAHGLIGIPKEAEYAQIERDIQMLRELAEEGLKPAYHVCHISCGESADLIRQARSEGLNISCETAMHYLLVDESMIEDNGRFKMNPPLREPHDRQALIDALLDGTVDMIATDHAPHSAEEKAHGLSGSSFGVVGIEISFPLFYTKFVDTGLVSLERAVELFTTAGRERFNIPARSTDFTVWDLDAQYTIDPAEFVSLGRATPFAGWNVKGRCLATIFDGTTVYNALTATTE
- a CDS encoding alpha/beta hydrolase fold domain-containing protein → MADNLSAQMRAVAERAARIRRELNLSKDTMEQVRAGYVAKREWWNTGGPSVEHKRFAVPFGEEMIPGVRYSPDNASDTTVIYAHGGGWIVGETRSHDRLLRSLSVELNATVLSVEYSLAPEATYPRQINDVVRVLESLDGAGPILLMGDSCGATLMVQVWLALANKEESGCVRERIAGLALFYGAYTRGETQSRIEYSADERGMSREDLEMYERAVLPPGVPADVFELCGRDYHGMPAIYLLSAHCDPLRDDSVLLSECLKEAGVPVTYVDVPGVAHEFMQYGKMLDVVDEVIKNVAHWNPARHT
- a CDS encoding type B 50S ribosomal protein L31 translates to MKKGIHPDYHPVVYRDRSANYMFLTRSTLTSENTVEWEDGNTYPVIDIEVSNASHPFYTGQRRILDTAGQVEKFNRRYGRK
- a CDS encoding Na+/H+ antiporter NhaC family protein, whose product is MIEVYPFLTLVPPIVAIVLVIWTKKVIVSLLAGIVTAAFFTADASLTKTASLIWSVFSGLFWDSEKGQVNQYYVLILVFLLVLGVITSLVLMAGGTSAFSTWTSTRIRTGKGAQKLAAGLGTAIFVDDYFNALAVGQVARPVSDQHRVSRAKLAYLIDSSSAPVAVLAPFSSWGASIIGIMAPIVTAVGLNVSEAGAFLRAAGMNYYAIAAIVLLWITVSWDLNLGAMRGEERRARETGHVYDLQISVPGQLTDNLPKHEPGARRALIVPFVFLVVGVLAGIVITGHQASQSWSLLSILAETNVAVSLNIGGMSGLVAAIYYYVRYTHNDDDFTGRTFVHGVVEGGRSMLPAIEILLCAWVLGGLISQLGTGEYVGQLVQAANLPPMWLVPIMFVAAGAMAFATGTSWGSFGILLPLAGDILGSVPGGAGVLLAAFGAVLAGAVWGDHCSPISDTTILSSTGAGCNHIVHVNTQLPYALLGAGSAFVGYVALALTGSGIIGLVVTLVVLLFMSFAIRVRFPLTTAHID
- a CDS encoding MFS transporter — encoded protein: MERRYWNILFVLIFGVSLIVLDGTIVAVSLPVIINDLGLTLTQAQWVSSLYTVVFAALLLPMGVLGDKWGRKKIFLTGLIVFAGASLLAALARGASLMLLARALQGIGGAMVLPATLSTINATFRDRSRATAFGIWGAAMATMAALGPLLGGWITTTFTWPWIFFVNVPLIVAVLPLAWKVLPDNAKDDTQPLPLGSALTSALAFAFIVFGLNEATTYGWWSPRQPFIIGSWEWNPPISASLISLAIGVVLLILFMVNQTRIQRHKGNVLIDVALFKITSFRHGNLTALTVAAGEFGVLFGLPLYLLNVRGLSPMNTAWILASLAAGAIVSGGLARHISAAIGPALTVVVGLGLEVVGIGFAATLVGPHTSILWLAVVLAVYGCGMGLASAQLASVVLADVPVERSGMGSAIQSTFRQIGSALGVALAGTTLAAAIRADLPDRLTRLHIPEAQANKLATITIDSAGGPMEGLSQGKAAVLDALHSGFSYGQHAVLIACGILLFLGFISSLLLWRDAAKGI